The DNA window AGGTCGGTCAGCCGCTCGGCGAGCCACTTCAGCGGTTCGCCCGACAGCGCGTGGTCGAACACGCGCCGGCCCGGCTCCCAGCCGTTCATGCCCGGGTGGTGGTGGGTGCGGTCGAAGCTGCCGGGCGTGCCGGACACCGACTCCAGCAGGTCCACGCGCCACAGCGGGCGCTCGACGGTGATCGGCCGCGCCGAGTAGATGGAGCCCTTGAGCTCGCTCTGTTCGAGCCGGCGCAGCTCCAGGCGTACGCCGCGCTCGGCGCCCTCCTGGCCCCGCTCCGGGTTGGGATCGACGAAGTAGATGTCACTCACGGCCACGCCGATCTGTTCGAAGCCGAACAGGTAGAGCATGGGGAACCACTTCCTTCGCAGATGGCAGGTAGGACGCCTCCCGCTCAACGTAACCCGGCGCGCCCGGCCCGGCCAGCCGGGGACGTGGTCGGCTGAGCGACCCCTCGGTGCGATCTTCGGCGGCCGGATGTGATGATGACGAAGAGCGTCGGAACGGGGAGGAAACGATCGTGGCGTCTTTCGCGGGCGGCGCGCTGCCCCCGGACCACGTCATCGTCACGGCCCTGCGGGCGGGCGACGAGGCGATGTTCGCCGCGTTGCTCGACACCTGGTCGCGGGGCATGCTGCGGGTCGCCCGATCCTACGTCTCCACGGACGACTCGGCCGAGGAGGTCGTGCAGGACACCTGGCTGGCGGTGATCGGCGCGATCGACGACTTCGAGGGCCGCTCGTCGGTGCGTACGTGGGTCTACCGGATCCTGGTCAACGCCGCGAAGAAGCGCGGCCTGCGGGAGAGCCGTACGCTGCCGTGGAGCGCGCTCGAATCCGACGGCGGGCGGGGCGTGGACCCGTCGCGTTTCCACGGCGTGGACGCCGGCCTGCCGGGGAGCTGGAAGGTGCCGCCCGCGGCCTGGCCGACGCCGGAGAACCAGGCGCTCGCCGCCGAGGCGCGCGGCATCATCGCCGAGGCGCTGGCCGAGCTGCCGCCCCGGCAGCGCATCGTGATCACGCTGCGCGACGTGGAGGGGTGCACGTCCGAGGAGGTTTGCGACATCCTGGACATCTCGCCGGCCAATCAGCGGGTGCTGCTGCACCGCGCCCGGTCAGTGGTCCGGGACCGGCTGGAGGGCTACTTCCGGTCGGTGATGGCGGCAGAATAGGTGAAACGGTTCATGGGCACAGAGGGTAAGGCGGGCAGCGTCGTGAAGCGGTTCACATGCGGCGAACTGGTCGAGGTCGTCACCGCCTACCTCGACGACGCGCTCGACGAGCCCGGCCGCGCCGCCGTCGAGGACCATCTCGCCGGCTGCGCCGACTGCGGCCGCTACCTCGACCAGTACCGCGCCACCGTGCGCGCTCTCGCCGACCAGCCGCGGGAGCAGCTCTCGCGGCCCGTCCGCGACCGGTTAACGGCGGCCTTCAAGGCCCGGCGCCCGTCGGCCTGAGACTTCCGGGAGGTCGTCTGTAACGTTCGCGTGGCTCGCGGATCTGTAGCTCCATGCGCCATGCGAGGGGAGCCCGATGACCGCCAGGCCCGCCGCACGCTCACGCCTGCCCGCGATCCCGCCCCTGCCCGCGCCCCTGCCCGGGGACCCGCCGGGGGACCCGCCCGCGGATCCGCCAGGGGACCCGACGTCTTTCGCGGGAGTGGCCGAGTTCGCCCGCGACTGCTTCCGTGACCCCGCTCGGGACGGCGGAGGCGGGCGGCTGGGTGTCGAGCTGGAGTTCCTCGTGCACGACCGGGCCGCGCCGGAGCGGCACGTCCCCATCGACGAGATCGCGCGGGCCCTGCCCCCGCTGCCCGGCGGGAGCCAGGTGACGTTCGAGCCCGGCGGCCAGCTCGAACTCTCCGGACCCGCGGCCCCGCTGGCGGAGGCCGTCGCCGCGATGGCCGGCGACCTCGGCCTGGCCCGCCGGGCGCTCGCCGGCGCCGGGCTCGCCCCGGCCGGAGTGGGCCTCGACCCGGTGCGCCCGCCCCGCCGCCAGCTCCGCCTGCCGCGCTACGACGCGATGGCCGAGTTCCTCGGCGGCCCCTACGGCCCGCTGATGATGTGCTCGACCGCCTCTGTCCAGGTCAACCTGGACCTGGGGGAGCGGCCCGGCGTTCGGTGGGAGCGGGCGCACCTGCTCGGCCCCGTGCTCGTCGCCGCCTTCGCCAACTCCCCGCTCGCCGGAGGCCGCCCCTGCGGCTGGATGTCCGGCCGCCAGGCCGTCTGGGAACGCCTCGACCCCACCCGTACGGCCCCCGTCCCCGCCACCGCCGACCCCGCCGAGGACTGGGCGGGCTACCTGCTCGACGCCCGCCTCATGCTGGTACGGGACGGCGCGGACCGCTGCCGCCCGGCCCGCGGCGGCGTCACCTTCCGCGACTGGCTCGCCGGCCGCCCCGGTACGCCCGGCCGGCCGCCCACCCTCGGCGACCTGGCCTACCACGCCACCACCGTGTTCCCGCCGGTCCGGCCGCGTGGCTGGCTGGAGCTGCGCTACCTCGACGCCCAGCGGCCGGACGCCT is part of the Nonomuraea coxensis DSM 45129 genome and encodes:
- a CDS encoding RNA polymerase sigma factor, which translates into the protein MASFAGGALPPDHVIVTALRAGDEAMFAALLDTWSRGMLRVARSYVSTDDSAEEVVQDTWLAVIGAIDDFEGRSSVRTWVYRILVNAAKKRGLRESRTLPWSALESDGGRGVDPSRFHGVDAGLPGSWKVPPAAWPTPENQALAAEARGIIAEALAELPPRQRIVITLRDVEGCTSEEVCDILDISPANQRVLLHRARSVVRDRLEGYFRSVMAAE
- a CDS encoding anti-sigma factor family protein: MGTEGKAGSVVKRFTCGELVEVVTAYLDDALDEPGRAAVEDHLAGCADCGRYLDQYRATVRALADQPREQLSRPVRDRLTAAFKARRPSA
- the egtA gene encoding ergothioneine biosynthesis glutamate--cysteine ligase EgtA, with translation MAEFARDCFRDPARDGGGGRLGVELEFLVHDRAAPERHVPIDEIARALPPLPGGSQVTFEPGGQLELSGPAAPLAEAVAAMAGDLGLARRALAGAGLAPAGVGLDPVRPPRRQLRLPRYDAMAEFLGGPYGPLMMCSTASVQVNLDLGERPGVRWERAHLLGPVLVAAFANSPLAGGRPCGWMSGRQAVWERLDPTRTAPVPATADPAEDWAGYLLDARLMLVRDGADRCRPARGGVTFRDWLAGRPGTPGRPPTLGDLAYHATTVFPPVRPRGWLELRYLDAQRPDAWPVCVAVTYALIMDDRAADAALQAAEPCRDLWSEAARRGLAAPPLARAAEACFRAALEALPRLGAGPVLTGEVAAFADRYVSRGRSPAADLIETVTRGPGHPPAWLTEGKDA